A single window of Sphingobacterium sp. ML3W DNA harbors:
- a CDS encoding ABC transporter ATP-binding protein produces MLQAKSIFKSYGPLPILKGVDIEVAKGEIVSIVGASGAGKSTLLHIIGTLDSADKGELFINGIDISSLNTKKLSAFRNEHIGFVFQFHHLLPEFTALENVCIPAFIKGEGRKVAEVRAMEILDLLGVSHRAGHKPTEMSGGEQQRVSVARALINNPAIILADEPSGNLDSENATALHQLFFDLRDKFQQTFVIVTHNEDLARISDRTIHMRDGNVIV; encoded by the coding sequence ATGTTACAAGCCAAAAGTATTTTCAAATCGTACGGTCCATTACCCATTTTAAAAGGTGTTGATATCGAAGTAGCGAAAGGAGAAATTGTGAGTATTGTTGGTGCTTCGGGTGCTGGAAAAAGTACGCTTCTACATATTATAGGTACATTGGATTCGGCTGATAAGGGTGAATTATTTATCAATGGAATTGACATAAGTAGTTTGAATACAAAAAAACTGAGTGCATTTCGCAATGAACATATCGGATTTGTCTTTCAGTTTCATCATTTACTTCCTGAGTTTACGGCTTTGGAAAATGTTTGCATTCCGGCTTTTATAAAAGGAGAAGGACGTAAAGTTGCGGAAGTCCGTGCGATGGAAATCTTAGATTTGTTAGGAGTCTCGCATCGTGCAGGGCACAAGCCGACGGAAATGTCTGGTGGTGAACAACAGCGGGTTTCTGTTGCCCGTGCTTTGATTAATAACCCGGCTATTATTTTAGCAGATGAACCGTCAGGTAATCTGGATTCGGAGAATGCTACTGCCCTGCATCAGTTATTTTTTGATCTTAGGGATAAATTTCAACAAACTTTTGTGATTGTAACTCATAATGAAGATTTAGCACGTATTTCTGATCGCACGATTCATATGCGTGATGGAAATGTGATCGTGTAG
- a CDS encoding acyl-CoA thioesterase translates to MNFYTRKWVKPEDLNPNGSLFGGTLLRWIDEEAVIYAIVQLANSHVVTKYISEINFVSSAKKGDIIELGIEAIKFGTTSITMRCEVRNKITRKTILSIDKLVFVNLNKEGLPTAHGKTEITYAYASNDKIKKDDL, encoded by the coding sequence ATGAATTTCTATACGCGAAAATGGGTGAAACCAGAGGATTTAAACCCAAATGGCTCACTATTTGGAGGAACACTCCTAAGATGGATTGACGAGGAAGCTGTAATTTATGCTATCGTTCAATTAGCCAACTCACATGTCGTGACTAAATACATCTCTGAAATTAATTTCGTGAGTTCTGCAAAAAAAGGTGACATTATAGAATTAGGCATCGAAGCTATTAAATTTGGAACAACTTCCATAACGATGCGCTGCGAAGTCCGTAATAAAATTACAAGAAAAACAATTCTATCCATCGATAAACTCGTTTTTGTCAACCTCAATAAAGAAGGATTACCAACAGCACATGGTAAGACTGAAATTACCTACGCTTATGCAAGTAATGATAAAATAAAAAAGGATGATCTCTAA
- the recF gene encoding DNA replication/repair protein RecF (All proteins in this family for which functions are known are DNA-binding proteins that assist the filamentation of RecA onto DNA for the initiation of recombination or recombinational repair.): protein MWLRQLSVLNFKNYTESSLEFLPEVNAFAGDNGVGKTNLLDAIHYLSLCKSYFNPIDSQHIKQGQDWFMLQGSFEKDELHDDISCSIKRNQKKQFKKNKKDYPRLADHIGQFPLVMISPNDSLIITDGSEERRKFIDNVISQTDNKYLDTLIIYNKIIAQRNMLLKLARQSGVLDLSLVEVLNMQLEEVGTAIYNKRIAFMAEFQPEFDRHYLYLTEGAETVQLVYDSPLMQDSFLNILEKNLERDRILERTSVGIHKDDLIFTIHGGMPLKKFGSQGQQKSFLIALKLAQYSFFQQKKGFKPLLLLDDIFDKLDDKRTHKLMQMVSDDEFGQIFLTDTDSKRIKRIFDAIASPVRIFDIAGGEVYV, encoded by the coding sequence ATGTGGTTGCGTCAGCTTTCAGTTTTAAATTTTAAGAACTATACAGAATCTTCTTTAGAATTCTTGCCCGAAGTAAATGCTTTTGCGGGTGATAATGGTGTTGGGAAAACCAATTTGTTGGACGCTATCCATTATCTTTCTTTGTGCAAGAGCTATTTTAATCCTATTGATTCGCAGCATATAAAACAGGGCCAAGACTGGTTTATGCTGCAAGGTTCTTTTGAGAAGGACGAACTCCATGATGATATCTCCTGTAGCATCAAACGAAATCAGAAAAAACAATTTAAGAAAAACAAGAAGGATTATCCTAGATTGGCTGATCATATTGGTCAATTTCCTTTGGTGATGATTTCTCCTAATGACAGTCTAATTATTACAGATGGGAGTGAAGAGCGTCGAAAGTTTATTGATAATGTCATCTCGCAGACGGATAATAAATATCTCGATACACTGATCATCTATAATAAGATAATCGCTCAGCGCAACATGTTGTTGAAGCTAGCGAGGCAGAGTGGTGTATTGGATTTGAGTCTTGTTGAAGTGCTGAATATGCAACTTGAAGAGGTAGGAACTGCTATCTATAATAAGCGTATTGCTTTTATGGCGGAGTTTCAGCCGGAGTTTGATCGCCATTATCTCTATCTTACGGAGGGCGCAGAAACCGTTCAGCTGGTGTATGACTCTCCATTGATGCAGGATTCATTCCTGAATATTTTAGAGAAAAACTTGGAGCGGGACCGTATTTTAGAAAGAACCTCTGTTGGTATTCATAAGGATGATCTGATCTTTACCATACATGGAGGTATGCCTTTGAAAAAATTTGGATCTCAAGGTCAGCAAAAATCTTTTTTGATTGCCTTAAAACTCGCACAGTATTCATTTTTTCAACAAAAGAAAGGTTTTAAACCGCTTTTGCTATTGGATGATATCTTTGATAAATTGGACGATAAACGCACGCATAAATTGATGCAGATGGTTTCGGATGATGAGTTTGGTCAAATTTTTCTGACAGATACGGATTCAAAAAGAATTAAACGGATTTTTGATGCTATTGCCAGTCCAGTGCGTATCTTTGACATAGCAGGAGGTGAAGTTTATGTATAA
- the lpdA gene encoding dihydrolipoyl dehydrogenase, which translates to MNYDIIVIGSGPGGYVAAIRASQLGFKTAIIERESLGGICLNWGCIPTKALLKSAQVFEYLNHAAEYGINVQGGEPDFDAIVKRSRGVADGMSKGIQFLMKKNKIDIIMGTAKIKKGGKIDVKAADGSSKEYTAKHTILATGARSRELPNLPQDGKKIIGYRQALVLPKQPKSLVIVGSGAIGIEFAYFYNAIGTKVTVVEFMDRIVPVEDEEISKQLEKSLKKQGINILTSSEVQSVDTSGTLSKVNIKSAKGMEVIEAEVVLSAVGIMPNIENIGLEEVGVKTERGRVVVDDFYKTNIDGVYAIGDIVKGQALAHVASAEGILCIEAIKGLHVEAIDYNNIPGCTYCSPEVASVGYTEKAAKEAGYEVKVGKFPFSASGKASASGAKDGFVKVIFDAKYGEFLGAHMIGANVTELIAEIVVARKLETTGHEMIKAIHPHPTMSEAIMEACADAYGEVIHL; encoded by the coding sequence ATGAATTACGACATCATTGTAATTGGTAGTGGTCCTGGTGGATATGTTGCTGCCATTAGAGCCTCACAATTAGGTTTCAAAACTGCTATCATCGAGCGCGAATCTTTAGGAGGTATTTGTTTAAATTGGGGATGTATCCCAACCAAAGCTCTTTTAAAAAGTGCACAAGTTTTTGAATATTTAAATCATGCTGCTGAATATGGTATCAATGTACAAGGCGGTGAGCCTGATTTTGATGCTATCGTTAAAAGAAGTCGTGGCGTAGCTGATGGAATGAGCAAAGGTATTCAATTCTTAATGAAGAAGAATAAAATCGACATCATCATGGGTACTGCTAAAATTAAAAAAGGTGGTAAAATTGATGTAAAAGCAGCAGATGGCTCTTCTAAAGAATATACCGCAAAACATACGATATTAGCAACAGGTGCACGTTCTCGTGAATTACCTAATCTGCCTCAAGACGGTAAAAAAATCATTGGATATAGACAGGCATTAGTTCTCCCTAAACAACCAAAATCACTTGTGATCGTTGGCTCAGGAGCTATCGGAATTGAATTCGCATATTTTTACAATGCAATTGGCACGAAAGTGACTGTTGTTGAATTCATGGATCGCATTGTTCCAGTTGAAGATGAGGAAATATCAAAACAATTAGAAAAAAGCTTAAAGAAACAAGGTATTAACATTTTAACTTCATCTGAAGTACAATCTGTTGACACATCAGGTACTTTAAGTAAAGTAAATATCAAATCGGCAAAAGGCATGGAAGTTATCGAGGCTGAAGTTGTATTATCAGCTGTAGGTATCATGCCAAACATTGAAAACATTGGTCTTGAAGAAGTTGGTGTAAAAACTGAACGCGGTCGTGTTGTTGTTGACGATTTTTACAAAACAAATATCGATGGCGTATATGCTATTGGCGATATTGTAAAAGGACAGGCCCTTGCCCACGTAGCTTCAGCAGAAGGAATTTTATGTATCGAAGCCATCAAAGGACTCCATGTAGAAGCTATTGACTATAACAACATTCCAGGCTGTACGTATTGCTCTCCTGAAGTTGCTTCAGTAGGATATACGGAGAAGGCTGCAAAAGAAGCTGGTTACGAAGTAAAAGTAGGGAAATTCCCTTTCTCTGCTTCAGGTAAAGCTTCTGCATCTGGTGCAAAAGACGGCTTTGTGAAAGTTATCTTTGACGCAAAATATGGAGAATTCCTAGGAGCACATATGATTGGTGCGAACGTTACCGAGCTGATTGCTGAAATTGTAGTTGCAAGAAAACTTGAAACAACTGGTCATGAAATGATTAAAGCAATTCATCCACATCCAACCATGAGTGAGGCAATTATGGAAGCTTGTGCGGATGCTTATGGTGAAGTTATTCATTTATAA
- a CDS encoding DUF3817 domain-containing protein: MLRIFRQIALWEAVSTICLFFIAMPMKYFFDTPEAVKIAGSIHGFFVVVFVIMLIMCTIEYKWNWKRPLAYMFASLIPIVGFWVELDLKKVINGQKK; the protein is encoded by the coding sequence ATGCTCCGAATTTTTAGACAAATAGCACTTTGGGAAGCTGTTTCAACCATTTGTTTGTTTTTCATTGCTATGCCGATGAAGTATTTTTTTGATACTCCTGAGGCGGTAAAGATAGCAGGTTCAATTCATGGTTTTTTTGTGGTTGTATTTGTAATCATGCTGATTATGTGTACAATTGAATATAAATGGAATTGGAAGCGTCCATTGGCATATATGTTTGCCTCGCTCATTCCCATTGTAGGATTTTGGGTGGAGTTAGATTTGAAAAAAGTAATCAATGGTCAAAAGAAATAG
- a CDS encoding L-threonylcarbamoyladenylate synthase, translating to MLVRIYDNNPNEKSIQQVVDVLKKGGVIIYPTDTVYGIGCDITNQKAIEKVCEIRGLKADKANLSFICYDLTDIALYTKPFDTAVFRVLKKALPGPFTFIFNASGQVPKLLSSKKKTVGIRVPDNNIVREIVRVLGNPIVTASIRDEDDILEYSTDPELIHEKYENLVDLVIDGGYGDNVASTVVDLTEGEFEVIRAGKGNLEEYL from the coding sequence ATGTTAGTCCGAATCTACGATAATAATCCCAATGAAAAGTCAATACAGCAAGTAGTTGACGTTCTAAAAAAAGGTGGAGTCATCATCTACCCCACCGATACGGTTTATGGTATCGGATGCGACATTACGAATCAGAAAGCAATAGAAAAAGTTTGTGAAATTCGTGGATTAAAAGCCGATAAAGCGAACCTATCTTTTATTTGTTACGACTTAACAGATATAGCATTGTACACAAAGCCTTTCGATACAGCAGTCTTTCGAGTATTAAAAAAAGCCCTTCCAGGCCCGTTTACATTTATTTTTAATGCCAGTGGTCAGGTACCAAAATTATTAAGCTCCAAAAAGAAAACAGTGGGTATCCGAGTTCCTGACAACAATATCGTACGCGAAATTGTACGCGTGCTTGGCAATCCCATTGTTACAGCCTCTATCCGGGATGAAGATGACATTCTAGAATATTCCACCGATCCCGAATTAATCCACGAAAAGTATGAAAATCTTGTTGACCTAGTCATTGATGGTGGTTACGGTGACAATGTGGCTTCTACAGTCGTAGATCTTACAGAAGGTGAATTTGAAGTTATCAGAGCGGGTAAAGGAAATTTAGAGGAATATCTATAA
- a CDS encoding HAD hydrolase-like protein: MLRYQDFPLDKQVFVFELDEVIYPKRDYLLQVYYLFANFLEFTETYPPQDDLVSFFKKHLDARGEEMIFEHAAEAFQFDLKYKEHFERLFVNAVLPVKLLMKEGMEDLLHEIVNAGKPICILTKGNPLMQLNKIKHIEWGSLASKLKVYFVDELKFRDLEPLDYIADELQIAKNQLIYIDGTTSA, from the coding sequence ATGTTAAGATATCAGGATTTCCCATTGGATAAACAAGTCTTCGTTTTTGAATTGGATGAGGTTATTTATCCAAAACGCGATTACTTATTGCAGGTTTATTATTTGTTCGCTAATTTTCTAGAATTTACGGAAACGTATCCTCCTCAGGATGATTTGGTTTCTTTTTTCAAGAAACATCTGGATGCTAGAGGTGAAGAAATGATTTTTGAACATGCTGCGGAGGCTTTTCAATTTGATTTAAAATACAAAGAGCATTTTGAACGATTATTTGTCAATGCCGTATTGCCGGTTAAATTATTAATGAAAGAAGGGATGGAGGACTTGCTCCATGAGATTGTTAATGCAGGTAAACCGATTTGTATTTTGACAAAAGGTAATCCCTTGATGCAATTGAATAAGATTAAACATATTGAATGGGGAAGTTTAGCTTCTAAATTAAAAGTTTATTTTGTTGATGAATTAAAATTTCGTGATTTGGAACCGCTGGATTATATCGCAGATGAATTGCAAATTGCTAAAAATCAACTAATTTATATCGATGGTACGACATCTGCTTAA
- a CDS encoding LacI family DNA-binding transcriptional regulator, translating into MSMQGDKPTTIKEIAKKLKISPSTVSRALNDHPSIGLVTTMRVKKVAEELNYEPNQTAIFFKQRKTFTIGVLLPSLSEPFFASAISEIENVSNERKYTVIMGQSLDDAEREERILKTFKSHRVDGVLMSVGKNTTNLEFLEKIENSGTPIVFFDCVPDIPKINKVESDLATGMNEAIDAFVVRGHAKIALINGPQLLPASEERKHSFLSALKRNGLDYDEKYIVNTDLTTEGNEAAMEKLYALSERPTAVVSFNDFVTLDVMKAARNRGLVLNHDIHFISYANYPLWKYMENPPMGCIEQFPGNQAKKAAEILFEKINNADLAPQQIVFKSRLIM; encoded by the coding sequence ATGAGTATGCAAGGGGATAAACCAACAACAATTAAAGAAATAGCTAAGAAGCTGAAAATTTCGCCGTCTACTGTATCTCGAGCGTTGAATGACCATCCAAGTATCGGATTAGTGACGACAATGCGAGTGAAAAAAGTTGCGGAGGAATTGAATTATGAACCTAACCAAACGGCGATTTTTTTCAAACAGCGCAAGACTTTTACAATAGGCGTTTTATTGCCAAGCCTGTCTGAACCATTTTTCGCTTCTGCTATCAGTGAAATTGAAAATGTGTCTAATGAACGTAAGTATACGGTAATTATGGGGCAGTCTTTGGATGATGCTGAAAGGGAAGAGCGGATATTGAAGACATTCAAAAGTCATCGTGTTGATGGTGTATTGATGTCTGTGGGGAAAAACACAACAAATTTAGAATTTCTTGAGAAAATAGAAAATTCGGGAACACCAATAGTATTTTTCGATTGTGTGCCAGATATCCCAAAAATTAATAAAGTAGAGAGCGATTTGGCCACAGGAATGAATGAAGCTATCGATGCATTTGTAGTTCGTGGACATGCTAAAATTGCGCTTATTAATGGGCCGCAGCTACTTCCTGCTAGTGAAGAACGTAAGCATTCTTTCTTGTCCGCCCTAAAACGAAATGGGTTGGATTATGATGAGAAATATATCGTTAATACGGATTTAACAACAGAAGGCAATGAGGCGGCAATGGAAAAGCTATATGCACTTTCTGAAAGACCAACGGCCGTAGTTTCTTTTAATGATTTTGTGACCTTAGACGTTATGAAGGCTGCTCGTAATAGAGGGCTGGTGCTGAACCATGATATCCATTTTATTAGTTATGCCAATTACCCACTGTGGAAATATATGGAAAATCCGCCAATGGGCTGTATTGAACAATTTCCTGGTAACCAAGCTAAAAAAGCAGCTGAAATTTTATTTGAAAAAATAAATAATGCAGATTTAGCACCGCAACAGATTGTTTTTAAATCACGATTGATTATGTGA
- the asnS gene encoding asparagine--tRNA ligase: MEHTRIKELLNATEFGHEVVVKGWVKTFRNNQFIAINDGSSIHNIQAVVDFENTPEGLLKRINTGAALRIKGNLIESQGKGQKVEIKVNELTILGDSDAEKYPLQPKKHSLEFLREIAHLRFRTTTFNAVFKVRNALAYAVHKFFNEKEFVYMHTPIITGSDAEGAGEMFRVTSLDLNNLPRTENGDIDFKEDFFGKSTNLTVSGQLEGELAAMALGNIYTFGPTFRAENSNTTRHLAEFWMIEPEMAFYELEDNMDLAEELLKYVIKYALDTCPDEIDFLKTRLLEEEKNKPAAERAELNLIDKLTFVLNNDFERVTYTEAIEILKRSKPNQKKQFKYLIDEWGADLQSEHERYLVEKHYKKPVILIDYPAEIKSFYMKQNDVDAHGHKTVRAMDILFPGIGEMVGGSQREENLEKLLARMDEVNIPAEEMEWFLDTRRYGSAPHSGFGLGFERLVLFVTGMTNIRDVIPFPRTPNNAEF; this comes from the coding sequence ATGGAACATACTCGTATAAAAGAATTATTAAATGCCACTGAATTTGGGCATGAAGTTGTTGTTAAAGGTTGGGTTAAAACTTTCCGTAACAATCAATTTATAGCCATTAATGATGGATCTTCCATTCACAATATACAAGCAGTAGTTGATTTTGAAAACACACCAGAAGGTCTTTTAAAAAGAATCAACACAGGTGCTGCATTACGTATAAAAGGGAATTTAATCGAATCACAAGGAAAAGGTCAGAAAGTTGAAATCAAAGTAAACGAATTGACGATCTTAGGCGATTCTGACGCTGAGAAATATCCGCTACAACCTAAGAAGCATAGTTTGGAATTTTTACGTGAAATAGCGCACTTACGTTTCCGTACAACTACCTTCAATGCTGTTTTTAAAGTTCGTAATGCATTAGCATACGCTGTTCACAAATTCTTTAATGAAAAAGAATTTGTATACATGCACACGCCAATTATCACAGGATCTGATGCTGAAGGTGCTGGAGAGATGTTTCGCGTCACCTCATTAGACTTGAACAACCTCCCACGTACAGAAAATGGTGATATTGATTTTAAAGAAGATTTTTTCGGTAAATCCACTAATCTAACTGTATCAGGACAATTAGAAGGCGAATTAGCAGCAATGGCATTGGGTAATATCTATACCTTTGGGCCTACATTCCGTGCCGAAAATTCAAACACAACACGTCACTTAGCCGAGTTTTGGATGATCGAGCCAGAAATGGCATTCTATGAATTGGAAGACAACATGGATTTAGCAGAAGAGCTGTTAAAATATGTCATCAAATATGCACTAGATACATGTCCAGATGAAATTGACTTCTTAAAAACACGTTTATTAGAAGAGGAAAAAAATAAGCCTGCAGCAGAAAGAGCAGAATTGAATCTGATCGATAAGTTAACGTTTGTTTTAAATAACGACTTTGAGCGTGTTACTTACACTGAAGCAATTGAAATATTGAAACGTAGTAAGCCGAACCAAAAGAAACAATTCAAATATTTAATTGATGAATGGGGAGCTGACCTACAATCTGAGCACGAACGTTACTTAGTAGAGAAGCACTACAAAAAACCGGTTATTCTAATCGATTATCCAGCAGAAATCAAATCATTTTATATGAAACAAAATGATGTAGATGCCCATGGACACAAAACAGTACGTGCAATGGATATTCTTTTCCCAGGTATCGGTGAAATGGTGGGCGGATCTCAACGTGAAGAAAACTTAGAGAAGTTATTAGCACGTATGGATGAAGTCAATATCCCTGCTGAAGAAATGGAGTGGTTCTTAGATACACGTCGTTACGGTTCAGCACCGCACTCAGGCTTTGGACTAGGATTCGAGCGTTTGGTATTATTTGTGACCGGTATGACCAATATTAGAGATGTCATCCCATTCCCACGTACGCCGAACAATGCAGAATTTTAA
- the sucC gene encoding ADP-forming succinate--CoA ligase subunit beta: MNIHEYQGKEILKSFGVRVQEGIVAETPEQAVEAAKKLKEEYNSDWVVIKAQIHAGGRGKGGGVKLAKNLDEVSQRATDIIGMQLVTPQTGPEGKKVSKVLVAQDVYYPGESETKEFYVSVLLDRAKGRNIIMYSTEGGMDIEEVAEKTPNLIFKEEIDPKVGLQGFQARKIAFNLGLTGGAQKEMVKFVAALYKAYESTDSAMFEINPVLKTSDDKILAVDAKVDLDENALYRHPDYAAMRDVTEEDPTEVEAGKSNLNYVKLDGNVGCMVNGAGLAMATMDIIKIAGGEPANFLDVGGTANAETVKAGFNIILSDPNVKAILINIFGGIVRCDRVAQGVIDAYNEIGNIPVPIIVRLQGTNAAEAKKLIDDSGLKVYSAIQLHEAAELVTKVLKG, encoded by the coding sequence ATGAACATTCACGAATATCAAGGAAAAGAAATACTTAAAAGTTTTGGCGTAAGAGTACAAGAAGGTATTGTTGCTGAAACTCCAGAGCAAGCTGTAGAAGCTGCTAAAAAATTGAAAGAAGAATACAATTCTGACTGGGTTGTAATCAAAGCTCAAATTCATGCTGGTGGCCGCGGTAAAGGTGGTGGCGTTAAATTAGCTAAAAACCTAGATGAGGTATCACAACGTGCTACCGATATCATCGGGATGCAATTAGTAACTCCTCAAACTGGTCCTGAAGGTAAAAAAGTTAGCAAAGTATTAGTTGCTCAAGATGTTTACTATCCTGGTGAAAGTGAAACAAAAGAATTCTATGTGTCTGTTTTACTAGACCGTGCTAAAGGTCGTAATATCATTATGTATTCTACAGAAGGTGGAATGGACATTGAAGAAGTAGCAGAAAAAACTCCAAACTTAATCTTCAAAGAAGAAATCGACCCTAAAGTTGGTCTTCAAGGTTTCCAAGCTCGTAAAATTGCTTTCAACTTAGGCTTAACTGGTGGTGCACAGAAAGAAATGGTAAAATTTGTTGCTGCTTTATACAAAGCATATGAGTCAACAGATTCTGCTATGTTCGAAATCAACCCTGTATTAAAAACATCTGACGACAAAATCTTAGCAGTAGATGCGAAAGTAGACTTAGATGAGAATGCATTATACCGTCACCCAGATTATGCAGCAATGCGTGATGTAACGGAAGAGGACCCTACAGAAGTTGAAGCTGGTAAATCTAACCTAAACTATGTGAAACTTGACGGTAACGTAGGTTGTATGGTAAATGGTGCTGGTCTTGCAATGGCTACAATGGATATCATCAAAATTGCTGGTGGTGAGCCTGCTAACTTCTTAGATGTTGGTGGTACTGCTAATGCTGAAACAGTAAAAGCTGGTTTTAATATCATCTTATCTGATCCAAATGTAAAAGCAATCTTAATTAACATCTTCGGTGGTATCGTTCGTTGTGACCGTGTAGCACAAGGTGTGATTGATGCTTACAATGAAATTGGAAATATCCCTGTACCAATTATCGTACGTCTTCAAGGTACTAATGCCGCTGAAGCGAAAAAATTAATCGATGACTCAGGATTAAAAGTTTATTCTGCAATTCAATTACATGAAGCTGCTGAATTGGTAACTAAAGTATTAAAAGGTTAA
- the lpdA gene encoding dihydrolipoyl dehydrogenase, protein MQYDVIVIGSGPGGYVAAIRCAQLGLKTAIIEKYNSFGGTCLNVGCIPSKALLDSSEHYHNAAHSFEAHGISVSDLKVDIKKMIARKDDVINQNTAGITYLFKKNKVESFQGIGSFIDKNTIKITKEDGTSEQITGKNVIIATGSKPTYLPFLPVDKKRIITSTEALNLTEIPKHLIVIGGGVIGLELGSVYARLGAKVSVVEFAKSIIGTMDGGLGKELQRVLKKSLGMEFYMGHKVTGASSKGKTVTVTAENPKGETISLEGDYCIVAVGRTAYTENLGLENIGITVEERGKKISVNDHLETIVPGVYAIGDVITGPMLAHKAEDEGVFVAESIVGQKPHIDYNLIPGVVYTWPEVASVGKTEEQLKEAGVKYKTGSFSFKASGRAKASMDTDGFVKILADAETDEVIGVHMIGPRAADMISEAVVAMEYRASAEDIGRICHAHPTYTEAIKEAALAATSNRAIHA, encoded by the coding sequence ATGCAATACGACGTAATAGTAATTGGAAGTGGGCCAGGCGGATATGTAGCAGCAATCCGTTGTGCACAGTTAGGGTTAAAAACTGCTATAATTGAGAAATATAACTCTTTTGGGGGAACTTGTTTAAATGTAGGCTGTATCCCTTCAAAAGCATTATTAGATTCATCAGAGCATTACCACAATGCTGCACACTCATTCGAAGCACATGGTATCAGCGTAAGTGACTTAAAAGTTGATATCAAAAAAATGATTGCTCGTAAAGACGATGTAATTAACCAAAATACTGCAGGTATCACTTACCTCTTCAAAAAGAACAAAGTTGAAAGTTTCCAAGGTATTGGTTCATTTATTGACAAGAACACCATCAAAATCACAAAAGAAGATGGTACTTCGGAGCAGATTACGGGTAAAAACGTAATTATCGCAACAGGTTCAAAACCGACTTATCTACCCTTCCTACCTGTAGATAAAAAAAGAATCATTACTTCGACAGAAGCATTAAACTTAACTGAAATCCCTAAACACTTAATCGTTATTGGCGGTGGTGTTATTGGACTTGAATTAGGTTCTGTTTACGCTCGTTTAGGTGCTAAAGTTTCGGTTGTAGAATTTGCGAAATCAATCATCGGCACGATGGACGGTGGTTTAGGTAAAGAGCTGCAACGCGTTTTGAAAAAATCACTTGGCATGGAGTTCTATATGGGCCACAAAGTAACAGGTGCAAGCTCTAAAGGTAAAACAGTTACAGTAACAGCTGAAAACCCAAAAGGAGAAACTATCTCTTTAGAAGGTGACTACTGTATCGTAGCAGTTGGCCGTACCGCTTATACGGAGAATTTAGGTCTTGAGAATATTGGTATTACCGTTGAGGAAAGAGGTAAAAAAATCAGCGTAAATGATCATTTAGAAACAATCGTACCTGGTGTTTATGCAATTGGAGATGTGATTACAGGTCCTATGCTTGCTCATAAGGCAGAGGATGAAGGTGTTTTTGTAGCAGAAAGCATCGTGGGTCAAAAACCACACATCGATTACAACTTAATTCCAGGAGTTGTTTACACTTGGCCAGAGGTTGCTTCAGTTGGTAAAACAGAGGAACAATTAAAAGAAGCTGGTGTAAAATATAAGACTGGTTCATTCTCTTTCAAAGCTTCTGGTCGTGCCAAAGCGTCGATGGACACAGACGGATTTGTTAAGATATTAGCAGATGCTGAAACAGATGAAGTTATTGGTGTACATATGATTGGACCACGAGCTGCAGATATGATTTCGGAAGCGGTAGTGGCTATGGAATACCGTGCTTCGGCAGAAGATATCGGTCGTATTTGTCATGCACACCCGACCTATACTGAAGCGATTAAAGAAGCTGCTTTAGCAGCAACTTCTAATAGAGCAATTCATGCTTAA
- a CDS encoding DUF721 domain-containing protein — translation MYNKKYKGGLEYIRSSDDITIKEAIDRLLDAYKLKRKFEETSILAVWPSLIGKAIANRTKQIYIKDKKLFVKVESAVIKNELVLMRKQILGRVNEHVGHVIVEELVVL, via the coding sequence ATGTATAATAAGAAGTATAAGGGCGGGTTAGAATATATTCGGTCTAGTGATGATATCACCATCAAAGAGGCAATTGATCGCCTTCTTGATGCCTACAAGCTGAAACGTAAATTTGAAGAAACCTCTATTTTGGCTGTATGGCCATCGTTGATCGGTAAAGCTATTGCTAATCGAACAAAACAAATCTATATCAAAGATAAGAAGCTGTTTGTGAAGGTTGAGTCTGCTGTAATCAAAAATGAATTGGTCTTGATGCGCAAGCAAATTTTAGGACGTGTAAATGAACATGTGGGCCATGTTATCGTAGAAGAGCTGGTCGTACTGTAA